From the Panthera leo isolate Ple1 chromosome C1, P.leo_Ple1_pat1.1, whole genome shotgun sequence genome, one window contains:
- the FUBP1 gene encoding far upstream element-binding protein 1 isoform X12, producing the protein MADYSTVPPPSSGSAGGGGGGGGGGGVNDAFKDALQRARQIAAKIGGDAGTSLNSNDYGYGGQKRPLEDGDGSWTSPSSTTHWEGMPSPFKDQPDAKKVAPQNDSFGTQLPPMHQQQSRSVMTEEYKVPDGMVGFIIGRGGEQISRIQQESGCKIQIAPDSGGLPERSCMLTGTPESVQSAKRLLDQIVEKGRPAPGFHHGDGPGNAVQEIMIPASKAGLVIGKGGETIKQLQERAGVKMVMIQDGPQNTGADKPLRITGDPYKVQQAKEMVLELIRDQGGFREVRNEYGSRIGGNEGIDVPIPRFAVGIVIGRNGEMIKKIQNDAGVRIQFKPDDGTTPDRIAQITGPPDRCQHAAEIITDLLRSVQAGNPGGPGPGGRGRGRGQGNWNMGPPGGLQEFNFIVPTGKTGLIIGKGGETIKSISQQSGARIELQRNPPPNADPNMKLFTIRGTPQQIDYARQLIEEKIGGPVNPLGPPVPHGPHGVPGPHGPPGPPGPGTPMGPYNPAPYNPGPPGPAPHGPPAPYAPQGWGNAYPHWQQQAPPDPAKAGTDPNSAAWAAYYAHYYQQQAQPPPAAPAGAPTTTQTNGQGDQQNPAPAGQVDYTKAWEEYYKKMGQAVPAPTGAPPGGQPDYSAAWAEYYRQQAAYYAQTSPQGMPQHPPAPQCLPRPSTLGSAAKSNRFLFNSSFSAH; encoded by the exons ATGGCAGACTACTCAACAGTGCCTCCACCTTCCTCTGGCTCAGCTGGTGGTGGAGGCGGCGGCGGTGGTGGTGGAGGAGTTAACGATGCTTTCAAAGATGCGCTGCAGAGAGCACGGCAG attgcAGCAAAAATTGGAGGTGATGCTGGTACATCACTGAATTCAAATGACTATGGTTATGGGGGACAAAAAAGACCTTTGGAAGACGGAG aTGGCTCTTGGACAAGTCCGAGCAGTACAACACACTGGGAGGGAATGCCCTCTCCTTTTAAAg ATCAACCAGATGCTAAGAAAGTTGCTCCTCAAAATGACT CTTTTGGAACACAGTTACCACCGATGCATCAGCAGCAAAG caGGTCTGTAATGACAGAAGAATACAAAGTTCCAGATGGAATGGTTGGATTTA TAATTGGCAGAGGAGGTGAACAGATCTCACGCATACAACAAGAATCTGGATGCAAAATACAGATAGCTCCTG ACAGTGGTGGCCTTCCAGAAAGGTCTTGTATGTTAACTGGAACACCTGAATCTGTCCA ATCGGCAAAACGGTTACTGGACCAGATTGTAGAAAAGGGAAGACCAGCTCCTGGCTTCCACCATGGTGATGGACCAGGAAATGCAGTTCAAGAAATCATGATTCCAGCTAGCAAAGCAGGATTAGTTATTGGAAAGGGGGGAGAAACTATTAAACAACTTCAG GAGCGGGCTGGAGTTAAAATGGTTATGATTCAAGATGGACCTCAGAACACTGGTGCTGACAAACCTCTTAGGATTACAGGAGACCCATACAAAGTTCAA CAAGCCAAGGAAATGGTGTTAGAGTTAATTCGTGATCAAGGTGGTTTCAGAGAAGTTCGAAATGAGTATGGGTCAAGAATAGGTGGAAATGAAGGGATAGAT GTCCCCATTCCAAGATTTGCTGTTGGCATTGTAataggaagaaatggagagatgattaaaaaaatacaaaatgatgctGGTGTTCGAATTCAGTTTAAGCCAG atgatGGAACAACACCTGATAGAATAGCACAAATAACAGGACCTCCAGACCGATGTCAACACGCTGCAGAAATTATTACAGACCTCCTTCGAAGTGTTCAG GCTGGTAATCCTGGTGGACCTGGACCTGGTGGCCGAGGAAGAGGTAGAGGTCAAGGCAACTGGAACATGGGACCACCTGGTGGACTACAggaatttaatttcattgtacCAACAGGGAAAACTGGATTAATAATAGGAAAAg gaGGTGAAACCATAAAAAGCATAAGCCAACAGTCTGGTGCAAGAATAGAACTTCAGAGAAATCCTCCACCTAATGCAGATCCtaatatgaaattatttacaaTCCGTGGCACTCCACAGCAAATAGACTATGCACGGCAACTTATAGAAGAAAAGATTGGT GGCCCAGTAAATCCTTTAGGGCCACCTGTACCCCATGGGCCCCATGGTGTCCCAGGCCCCCATGGGCCTCCTGGGCCTCCAGGGCCTGGAACTCCAATGGGACCATACAACCCTGCACCTTACAATCCAGGACCACCTGGCCCTGCTCCTCA TGGACCTCCAGCTCCTTATGCCCCCCAGGGGTGGGGAAATGCATATCCACACTGGCAGCAGCAGGCCCCTCCTGATCCAG CTAAGGCAGGAACAGATCCAAATTCAGCAGCTTGGGCTGCCTACTATGCTCACTATTATCAACAGCAAGCACAGCCACCACCTGCAGCTCCTGCCGGTGCACCAACTACAACCCAAACCAATGGACAAG GAGATCAGCAGAATCCAGCTCCAGCTGGACAGGTTGATTATACTAAGGCCTGGGAAGAGTATTACAAGAAAATGG GTCAAGCGGTTCCTGCTCCTACTGGTGCTCCACCAGGTGGTCAGCCAGATTATAGTGCAGCCTGGGCTGAGTACTATAGACAACAAGCAGCCTACTATGCCCAGACAAGTCCCCAGGGAATGCCACAGCATCCTCCAGCACCTCAG TGCCTTCCCAGACCTTCCACCTTAGGTTCTGCTGCAAAAAGCAACAG
- the FUBP1 gene encoding far upstream element-binding protein 1 isoform X4, whose amino-acid sequence MADYSTVPPPSSGSAGGGGGGGGGGGVNDAFKDALQRARQIAAKIGGDAGTSLNSNDYGYGGQKRPLEDGDGSWTSPSSTTHWEGMPSPFKDQPDAKKVAPQNDSFGTQLPPMHQQQRSVMTEEYKVPDGMVGFIIGRGGEQISRIQQESGCKIQIAPDSGGLPERSCMLTGTPESVQSAKRLLDQIVEKGRPAPGFHHGDGPGNAVQEIMIPASKAGLVIGKGGETIKQLQERAGVKMVMIQDGPQNTGADKPLRITGDPYKVQQAKEMVLELIRDQGGFREVRNEYGSRIGGNEGIDVPIPRFAVGIVIGRNGEMIKKIQNDAGVRIQFKPDDGTTPDRIAQITGPPDRCQHAAEIITDLLRSVQAGNPGGPGPGGRGRGRGQGNWNMGPPGGLQEFNFIVPTGKTGLIIGKGGETIKSISQQSGARIELQRNPPPNADPNMKLFTIRGTPQQIDYARQLIEEKIGGPVNPLGPPVPHGPHGVPGPHGPPGPPGPGTPMGPYNPAPYNPGPPGPAPHGPPAPYAPQGWGNAYPHWQQQAPPDPAKAGTDPNSAAWAAYYAHYYQQQAQPPPAAPAGAPTTTQTNGQGNYGDQQNPAPAGQVDYTKAWEEYYKKMGQQGQTQDYSKAWEEYYKKQGQAVPAPTGAPPGGQPDYSAAWAEYYRQQAAYYAQTSPQGMPQHPPAPQCLPRPSTLGSAAKSNRFLFNSSFSAH is encoded by the exons ATGGCAGACTACTCAACAGTGCCTCCACCTTCCTCTGGCTCAGCTGGTGGTGGAGGCGGCGGCGGTGGTGGTGGAGGAGTTAACGATGCTTTCAAAGATGCGCTGCAGAGAGCACGGCAG attgcAGCAAAAATTGGAGGTGATGCTGGTACATCACTGAATTCAAATGACTATGGTTATGGGGGACAAAAAAGACCTTTGGAAGACGGAG aTGGCTCTTGGACAAGTCCGAGCAGTACAACACACTGGGAGGGAATGCCCTCTCCTTTTAAAg ATCAACCAGATGCTAAGAAAGTTGCTCCTCAAAATGACT CTTTTGGAACACAGTTACCACCGATGCATCAGCAGCAAAG GTCTGTAATGACAGAAGAATACAAAGTTCCAGATGGAATGGTTGGATTTA TAATTGGCAGAGGAGGTGAACAGATCTCACGCATACAACAAGAATCTGGATGCAAAATACAGATAGCTCCTG ACAGTGGTGGCCTTCCAGAAAGGTCTTGTATGTTAACTGGAACACCTGAATCTGTCCA ATCGGCAAAACGGTTACTGGACCAGATTGTAGAAAAGGGAAGACCAGCTCCTGGCTTCCACCATGGTGATGGACCAGGAAATGCAGTTCAAGAAATCATGATTCCAGCTAGCAAAGCAGGATTAGTTATTGGAAAGGGGGGAGAAACTATTAAACAACTTCAG GAGCGGGCTGGAGTTAAAATGGTTATGATTCAAGATGGACCTCAGAACACTGGTGCTGACAAACCTCTTAGGATTACAGGAGACCCATACAAAGTTCAA CAAGCCAAGGAAATGGTGTTAGAGTTAATTCGTGATCAAGGTGGTTTCAGAGAAGTTCGAAATGAGTATGGGTCAAGAATAGGTGGAAATGAAGGGATAGAT GTCCCCATTCCAAGATTTGCTGTTGGCATTGTAataggaagaaatggagagatgattaaaaaaatacaaaatgatgctGGTGTTCGAATTCAGTTTAAGCCAG atgatGGAACAACACCTGATAGAATAGCACAAATAACAGGACCTCCAGACCGATGTCAACACGCTGCAGAAATTATTACAGACCTCCTTCGAAGTGTTCAG GCTGGTAATCCTGGTGGACCTGGACCTGGTGGCCGAGGAAGAGGTAGAGGTCAAGGCAACTGGAACATGGGACCACCTGGTGGACTACAggaatttaatttcattgtacCAACAGGGAAAACTGGATTAATAATAGGAAAAg gaGGTGAAACCATAAAAAGCATAAGCCAACAGTCTGGTGCAAGAATAGAACTTCAGAGAAATCCTCCACCTAATGCAGATCCtaatatgaaattatttacaaTCCGTGGCACTCCACAGCAAATAGACTATGCACGGCAACTTATAGAAGAAAAGATTGGT GGCCCAGTAAATCCTTTAGGGCCACCTGTACCCCATGGGCCCCATGGTGTCCCAGGCCCCCATGGGCCTCCTGGGCCTCCAGGGCCTGGAACTCCAATGGGACCATACAACCCTGCACCTTACAATCCAGGACCACCTGGCCCTGCTCCTCA TGGACCTCCAGCTCCTTATGCCCCCCAGGGGTGGGGAAATGCATATCCACACTGGCAGCAGCAGGCCCCTCCTGATCCAG CTAAGGCAGGAACAGATCCAAATTCAGCAGCTTGGGCTGCCTACTATGCTCACTATTATCAACAGCAAGCACAGCCACCACCTGCAGCTCCTGCCGGTGCACCAACTACAACCCAAACCAATGGACAAGGTAACTATG GAGATCAGCAGAATCCAGCTCCAGCTGGACAGGTTGATTATACTAAGGCCTGGGAAGAGTATTACAAGAAAATGG GTCAACAAGGGCAGACACAAGATTATTCAAAAGCTTGGGAGGAATATTACAAGAAGCAAG GTCAAGCGGTTCCTGCTCCTACTGGTGCTCCACCAGGTGGTCAGCCAGATTATAGTGCAGCCTGGGCTGAGTACTATAGACAACAAGCAGCCTACTATGCCCAGACAAGTCCCCAGGGAATGCCACAGCATCCTCCAGCACCTCAG TGCCTTCCCAGACCTTCCACCTTAGGTTCTGCTGCAAAAAGCAACAG
- the FUBP1 gene encoding far upstream element-binding protein 1 isoform X15: protein MADYSTVPPPSSGSAGGGGGGGGGGGVNDAFKDALQRARQIAAKIGGDAGTSLNSNDYGYGGQKRPLEDGDQPDAKKVAPQNDSFGTQLPPMHQQQRSVMTEEYKVPDGMVGFIIGRGGEQISRIQQESGCKIQIAPDSGGLPERSCMLTGTPESVQSAKRLLDQIVEKGRPAPGFHHGDGPGNAVQEIMIPASKAGLVIGKGGETIKQLQERAGVKMVMIQDGPQNTGADKPLRITGDPYKVQQAKEMVLELIRDQGGFREVRNEYGSRIGGNEGIDVPIPRFAVGIVIGRNGEMIKKIQNDAGVRIQFKPDDGTTPDRIAQITGPPDRCQHAAEIITDLLRSVQAGNPGGPGPGGRGRGRGQGNWNMGPPGGLQEFNFIVPTGKTGLIIGKGGETIKSISQQSGARIELQRNPPPNADPNMKLFTIRGTPQQIDYARQLIEEKIGGPVNPLGPPVPHGPHGVPGPHGPPGPPGPGTPMGPYNPAPYNPGPPGPAPHGPPAPYAPQGWGNAYPHWQQQAPPDPAKAGTDPNSAAWAAYYAHYYQQQAQPPPAAPAGAPTTTQTNGQGNYGDQQNPAPAGQVDYTKAWEEYYKKMGQAVPAPTGAPPGGQPDYSAAWAEYYRQQAAYYAQTSPQGMPQHPPAPQCLPRPSTLGSAAKSNRFLFNSSFSAH, encoded by the exons ATGGCAGACTACTCAACAGTGCCTCCACCTTCCTCTGGCTCAGCTGGTGGTGGAGGCGGCGGCGGTGGTGGTGGAGGAGTTAACGATGCTTTCAAAGATGCGCTGCAGAGAGCACGGCAG attgcAGCAAAAATTGGAGGTGATGCTGGTACATCACTGAATTCAAATGACTATGGTTATGGGGGACAAAAAAGACCTTTGGAAGACGGAG ATCAACCAGATGCTAAGAAAGTTGCTCCTCAAAATGACT CTTTTGGAACACAGTTACCACCGATGCATCAGCAGCAAAG GTCTGTAATGACAGAAGAATACAAAGTTCCAGATGGAATGGTTGGATTTA TAATTGGCAGAGGAGGTGAACAGATCTCACGCATACAACAAGAATCTGGATGCAAAATACAGATAGCTCCTG ACAGTGGTGGCCTTCCAGAAAGGTCTTGTATGTTAACTGGAACACCTGAATCTGTCCA ATCGGCAAAACGGTTACTGGACCAGATTGTAGAAAAGGGAAGACCAGCTCCTGGCTTCCACCATGGTGATGGACCAGGAAATGCAGTTCAAGAAATCATGATTCCAGCTAGCAAAGCAGGATTAGTTATTGGAAAGGGGGGAGAAACTATTAAACAACTTCAG GAGCGGGCTGGAGTTAAAATGGTTATGATTCAAGATGGACCTCAGAACACTGGTGCTGACAAACCTCTTAGGATTACAGGAGACCCATACAAAGTTCAA CAAGCCAAGGAAATGGTGTTAGAGTTAATTCGTGATCAAGGTGGTTTCAGAGAAGTTCGAAATGAGTATGGGTCAAGAATAGGTGGAAATGAAGGGATAGAT GTCCCCATTCCAAGATTTGCTGTTGGCATTGTAataggaagaaatggagagatgattaaaaaaatacaaaatgatgctGGTGTTCGAATTCAGTTTAAGCCAG atgatGGAACAACACCTGATAGAATAGCACAAATAACAGGACCTCCAGACCGATGTCAACACGCTGCAGAAATTATTACAGACCTCCTTCGAAGTGTTCAG GCTGGTAATCCTGGTGGACCTGGACCTGGTGGCCGAGGAAGAGGTAGAGGTCAAGGCAACTGGAACATGGGACCACCTGGTGGACTACAggaatttaatttcattgtacCAACAGGGAAAACTGGATTAATAATAGGAAAAg gaGGTGAAACCATAAAAAGCATAAGCCAACAGTCTGGTGCAAGAATAGAACTTCAGAGAAATCCTCCACCTAATGCAGATCCtaatatgaaattatttacaaTCCGTGGCACTCCACAGCAAATAGACTATGCACGGCAACTTATAGAAGAAAAGATTGGT GGCCCAGTAAATCCTTTAGGGCCACCTGTACCCCATGGGCCCCATGGTGTCCCAGGCCCCCATGGGCCTCCTGGGCCTCCAGGGCCTGGAACTCCAATGGGACCATACAACCCTGCACCTTACAATCCAGGACCACCTGGCCCTGCTCCTCA TGGACCTCCAGCTCCTTATGCCCCCCAGGGGTGGGGAAATGCATATCCACACTGGCAGCAGCAGGCCCCTCCTGATCCAG CTAAGGCAGGAACAGATCCAAATTCAGCAGCTTGGGCTGCCTACTATGCTCACTATTATCAACAGCAAGCACAGCCACCACCTGCAGCTCCTGCCGGTGCACCAACTACAACCCAAACCAATGGACAAGGTAACTATG GAGATCAGCAGAATCCAGCTCCAGCTGGACAGGTTGATTATACTAAGGCCTGGGAAGAGTATTACAAGAAAATGG GTCAAGCGGTTCCTGCTCCTACTGGTGCTCCACCAGGTGGTCAGCCAGATTATAGTGCAGCCTGGGCTGAGTACTATAGACAACAAGCAGCCTACTATGCCCAGACAAGTCCCCAGGGAATGCCACAGCATCCTCCAGCACCTCAG TGCCTTCCCAGACCTTCCACCTTAGGTTCTGCTGCAAAAAGCAACAG
- the FUBP1 gene encoding far upstream element-binding protein 1 isoform X1: MADYSTVPPPSSGSAGGGGGGGGGGGVNDAFKDALQRARQIAAKIGGDAGTSLNSNDYGYGGQKRPLEDGDGSWTSPSSTTHWEGMPSPFKDQPDAKKVAPQNDSFGTQLPPMHQQQSRSVMTEEYKVPDGMVGFIIGRGGEQISRIQQESGCKIQIAPDSGGLPERSCMLTGTPESVQSAKRLLDQIVEKGRPAPGFHHGDGPGNAVQEIMIPASKAGLVIGKGGETIKQLQERAGVKMVMIQDGPQNTGADKPLRITGDPYKVQQAKEMVLELIRDQGGFREVRNEYGSRIGGNEGIDVPIPRFAVGIVIGRNGEMIKKIQNDAGVRIQFKPDDGTTPDRIAQITGPPDRCQHAAEIITDLLRSVQAGNPGGPGPGGRGRGRGQGNWNMGPPGGLQEFNFIVPTGKTGLIIGKGGETIKSISQQSGARIELQRNPPPNADPNMKLFTIRGTPQQIDYARQLIEEKIGGPVNPLGPPVPHGPHGVPGPHGPPGPPGPGTPMGPYNPAPYNPGPPGPAPHGPPAPYAPQGWGNAYPHWQQQAPPDPAKAGTDPNSAAWAAYYAHYYQQQAQPPPAAPAGAPTTTQTNGQGNYGDQQNPAPAGQVDYTKAWEEYYKKMGQQGQTQDYSKAWEEYYKKQGQAVPAPTGAPPGGQPDYSAAWAEYYRQQAAYYAQTSPQGMPQHPPAPQCLPRPSTLGSAAKSNRFLFNSSFSAH, from the exons ATGGCAGACTACTCAACAGTGCCTCCACCTTCCTCTGGCTCAGCTGGTGGTGGAGGCGGCGGCGGTGGTGGTGGAGGAGTTAACGATGCTTTCAAAGATGCGCTGCAGAGAGCACGGCAG attgcAGCAAAAATTGGAGGTGATGCTGGTACATCACTGAATTCAAATGACTATGGTTATGGGGGACAAAAAAGACCTTTGGAAGACGGAG aTGGCTCTTGGACAAGTCCGAGCAGTACAACACACTGGGAGGGAATGCCCTCTCCTTTTAAAg ATCAACCAGATGCTAAGAAAGTTGCTCCTCAAAATGACT CTTTTGGAACACAGTTACCACCGATGCATCAGCAGCAAAG caGGTCTGTAATGACAGAAGAATACAAAGTTCCAGATGGAATGGTTGGATTTA TAATTGGCAGAGGAGGTGAACAGATCTCACGCATACAACAAGAATCTGGATGCAAAATACAGATAGCTCCTG ACAGTGGTGGCCTTCCAGAAAGGTCTTGTATGTTAACTGGAACACCTGAATCTGTCCA ATCGGCAAAACGGTTACTGGACCAGATTGTAGAAAAGGGAAGACCAGCTCCTGGCTTCCACCATGGTGATGGACCAGGAAATGCAGTTCAAGAAATCATGATTCCAGCTAGCAAAGCAGGATTAGTTATTGGAAAGGGGGGAGAAACTATTAAACAACTTCAG GAGCGGGCTGGAGTTAAAATGGTTATGATTCAAGATGGACCTCAGAACACTGGTGCTGACAAACCTCTTAGGATTACAGGAGACCCATACAAAGTTCAA CAAGCCAAGGAAATGGTGTTAGAGTTAATTCGTGATCAAGGTGGTTTCAGAGAAGTTCGAAATGAGTATGGGTCAAGAATAGGTGGAAATGAAGGGATAGAT GTCCCCATTCCAAGATTTGCTGTTGGCATTGTAataggaagaaatggagagatgattaaaaaaatacaaaatgatgctGGTGTTCGAATTCAGTTTAAGCCAG atgatGGAACAACACCTGATAGAATAGCACAAATAACAGGACCTCCAGACCGATGTCAACACGCTGCAGAAATTATTACAGACCTCCTTCGAAGTGTTCAG GCTGGTAATCCTGGTGGACCTGGACCTGGTGGCCGAGGAAGAGGTAGAGGTCAAGGCAACTGGAACATGGGACCACCTGGTGGACTACAggaatttaatttcattgtacCAACAGGGAAAACTGGATTAATAATAGGAAAAg gaGGTGAAACCATAAAAAGCATAAGCCAACAGTCTGGTGCAAGAATAGAACTTCAGAGAAATCCTCCACCTAATGCAGATCCtaatatgaaattatttacaaTCCGTGGCACTCCACAGCAAATAGACTATGCACGGCAACTTATAGAAGAAAAGATTGGT GGCCCAGTAAATCCTTTAGGGCCACCTGTACCCCATGGGCCCCATGGTGTCCCAGGCCCCCATGGGCCTCCTGGGCCTCCAGGGCCTGGAACTCCAATGGGACCATACAACCCTGCACCTTACAATCCAGGACCACCTGGCCCTGCTCCTCA TGGACCTCCAGCTCCTTATGCCCCCCAGGGGTGGGGAAATGCATATCCACACTGGCAGCAGCAGGCCCCTCCTGATCCAG CTAAGGCAGGAACAGATCCAAATTCAGCAGCTTGGGCTGCCTACTATGCTCACTATTATCAACAGCAAGCACAGCCACCACCTGCAGCTCCTGCCGGTGCACCAACTACAACCCAAACCAATGGACAAGGTAACTATG GAGATCAGCAGAATCCAGCTCCAGCTGGACAGGTTGATTATACTAAGGCCTGGGAAGAGTATTACAAGAAAATGG GTCAACAAGGGCAGACACAAGATTATTCAAAAGCTTGGGAGGAATATTACAAGAAGCAAG GTCAAGCGGTTCCTGCTCCTACTGGTGCTCCACCAGGTGGTCAGCCAGATTATAGTGCAGCCTGGGCTGAGTACTATAGACAACAAGCAGCCTACTATGCCCAGACAAGTCCCCAGGGAATGCCACAGCATCCTCCAGCACCTCAG TGCCTTCCCAGACCTTCCACCTTAGGTTCTGCTGCAAAAAGCAACAG
- the FUBP1 gene encoding far upstream element-binding protein 1 isoform X8 produces MADYSTVPPPSSGSAGGGGGGGGGGGVNDAFKDALQRARQIAAKIGGDAGTSLNSNDYGYGGQKRPLEDGDGSWTSPSSTTHWEGMPSPFKDQPDAKKVAPQNDSFGTQLPPMHQQQSRSVMTEEYKVPDGMVGFIIGRGGEQISRIQQESGCKIQIAPDSGGLPERSCMLTGTPESVQSAKRLLDQIVEKGRPAPGFHHGDGPGNAVQEIMIPASKAGLVIGKGGETIKQLQERAGVKMVMIQDGPQNTGADKPLRITGDPYKVQQAKEMVLELIRDQGGFREVRNEYGSRIGGNEGIDVPIPRFAVGIVIGRNGEMIKKIQNDAGVRIQFKPDDGTTPDRIAQITGPPDRCQHAAEIITDLLRSVQAGNPGGPGPGGRGRGRGQGNWNMGPPGGLQEFNFIVPTGKTGLIIGKGGETIKSISQQSGARIELQRNPPPNADPNMKLFTIRGTPQQIDYARQLIEEKIGGPVNPLGPPVPHGPHGVPGPHGPPGPPGPGTPMGPYNPAPYNPGPPGPAPHGPPAPYAPQGWGNAYPHWQQQAPPDPAKAGTDPNSAAWAAYYAHYYQQQAQPPPAAPAGAPTTTQTNGQGNYGDQQNPAPAGQVDYTKAWEEYYKKMGQAVPAPTGAPPGGQPDYSAAWAEYYRQQAAYYAQTSPQGMPQHPPAPQCLPRPSTLGSAAKSNRFLFNSSFSAH; encoded by the exons ATGGCAGACTACTCAACAGTGCCTCCACCTTCCTCTGGCTCAGCTGGTGGTGGAGGCGGCGGCGGTGGTGGTGGAGGAGTTAACGATGCTTTCAAAGATGCGCTGCAGAGAGCACGGCAG attgcAGCAAAAATTGGAGGTGATGCTGGTACATCACTGAATTCAAATGACTATGGTTATGGGGGACAAAAAAGACCTTTGGAAGACGGAG aTGGCTCTTGGACAAGTCCGAGCAGTACAACACACTGGGAGGGAATGCCCTCTCCTTTTAAAg ATCAACCAGATGCTAAGAAAGTTGCTCCTCAAAATGACT CTTTTGGAACACAGTTACCACCGATGCATCAGCAGCAAAG caGGTCTGTAATGACAGAAGAATACAAAGTTCCAGATGGAATGGTTGGATTTA TAATTGGCAGAGGAGGTGAACAGATCTCACGCATACAACAAGAATCTGGATGCAAAATACAGATAGCTCCTG ACAGTGGTGGCCTTCCAGAAAGGTCTTGTATGTTAACTGGAACACCTGAATCTGTCCA ATCGGCAAAACGGTTACTGGACCAGATTGTAGAAAAGGGAAGACCAGCTCCTGGCTTCCACCATGGTGATGGACCAGGAAATGCAGTTCAAGAAATCATGATTCCAGCTAGCAAAGCAGGATTAGTTATTGGAAAGGGGGGAGAAACTATTAAACAACTTCAG GAGCGGGCTGGAGTTAAAATGGTTATGATTCAAGATGGACCTCAGAACACTGGTGCTGACAAACCTCTTAGGATTACAGGAGACCCATACAAAGTTCAA CAAGCCAAGGAAATGGTGTTAGAGTTAATTCGTGATCAAGGTGGTTTCAGAGAAGTTCGAAATGAGTATGGGTCAAGAATAGGTGGAAATGAAGGGATAGAT GTCCCCATTCCAAGATTTGCTGTTGGCATTGTAataggaagaaatggagagatgattaaaaaaatacaaaatgatgctGGTGTTCGAATTCAGTTTAAGCCAG atgatGGAACAACACCTGATAGAATAGCACAAATAACAGGACCTCCAGACCGATGTCAACACGCTGCAGAAATTATTACAGACCTCCTTCGAAGTGTTCAG GCTGGTAATCCTGGTGGACCTGGACCTGGTGGCCGAGGAAGAGGTAGAGGTCAAGGCAACTGGAACATGGGACCACCTGGTGGACTACAggaatttaatttcattgtacCAACAGGGAAAACTGGATTAATAATAGGAAAAg gaGGTGAAACCATAAAAAGCATAAGCCAACAGTCTGGTGCAAGAATAGAACTTCAGAGAAATCCTCCACCTAATGCAGATCCtaatatgaaattatttacaaTCCGTGGCACTCCACAGCAAATAGACTATGCACGGCAACTTATAGAAGAAAAGATTGGT GGCCCAGTAAATCCTTTAGGGCCACCTGTACCCCATGGGCCCCATGGTGTCCCAGGCCCCCATGGGCCTCCTGGGCCTCCAGGGCCTGGAACTCCAATGGGACCATACAACCCTGCACCTTACAATCCAGGACCACCTGGCCCTGCTCCTCA TGGACCTCCAGCTCCTTATGCCCCCCAGGGGTGGGGAAATGCATATCCACACTGGCAGCAGCAGGCCCCTCCTGATCCAG CTAAGGCAGGAACAGATCCAAATTCAGCAGCTTGGGCTGCCTACTATGCTCACTATTATCAACAGCAAGCACAGCCACCACCTGCAGCTCCTGCCGGTGCACCAACTACAACCCAAACCAATGGACAAGGTAACTATG GAGATCAGCAGAATCCAGCTCCAGCTGGACAGGTTGATTATACTAAGGCCTGGGAAGAGTATTACAAGAAAATGG GTCAAGCGGTTCCTGCTCCTACTGGTGCTCCACCAGGTGGTCAGCCAGATTATAGTGCAGCCTGGGCTGAGTACTATAGACAACAAGCAGCCTACTATGCCCAGACAAGTCCCCAGGGAATGCCACAGCATCCTCCAGCACCTCAG TGCCTTCCCAGACCTTCCACCTTAGGTTCTGCTGCAAAAAGCAACAG